One Anaerolineales bacterium genomic window, GGAGAACGGGGCTCTGCTGATCTTTCCCAGCGGACGGGTCGATCCGGACCCTTCCGTCCTTTCCGGCGCTGAGAGCACCTTTGACCATTGGTCCTCCAGCATCGGGGTCCTGCTGCGGAGCGTCCCGGAAACTCAGATCCAGGTCAGCATCGCCAGCGGCATGCTCTCGCCGCTCAGCCTGCGCAACCCCTTGACGTGGTTCCAGAAGGGAAAGATGGAGCGCCAGCGCGCCGCCGAGATCTTCCAATCCATGCAGCAACTGCTCGTCCCCAGCTCCGTACGGCTTACCGCCAACGTCACGTTCGGAGAGCCTTTTCGACTTGCCCCCTCGGGCGCTCGCCGTCAGGCACAGGACATCACGGACGAGGTGGTCGCCCACGGCCGGGTGGCACTCAAGGAGCACCTGGAGCAGTGGTTCGGGGCGTGAGGCCCAATTGCGCCCGCCTCAGGCCGGCAAGCAGACGAACAACAAGGAGCGGGAAATGATCCCGCTCCTTGTGTTTCAGCTATCGGCAGCCCCATCCGAGCCAGGCTGCAGGACAAGGCAGGCTACTGAGGATTCACTTCAAGCTCAAGCACTTCCACCAGGACCTGCTGCTGGGCTGTCCCAGCGAACTCCGAACTGACCTGAAGGACATACGTATACTGGCCCACTGCCAACCCGCAGTCTTCCACGGATCCCTC contains:
- a CDS encoding 1-acyl-sn-glycerol-3-phosphate acyltransferase — translated: FDRIVEEQGLPEAAAWATDIAFRQVRVRGTDRVPREGPLLVTSNHPGTVDSLAITAALNRKDLKIIASNMPVIRNLPFTSRHVIFASLPGSQQRMVVIREAVRHLKENGALLIFPSGRVDPDPSVLSGAESTFDHWSSSIGVLLRSVPETQIQVSIASGMLSPLSLRNPLTWFQKGKMERQRAAEIFQSMQQLLVPSSVRLTANVTFGEPFRLAPSGARRQAQDITDEVVAHGRVALKEHLEQWFGA